CAGCCCTGAATAACTCGAGCATAAAGGAAATTCTTTTCAACTCATTAAAAACTCTGAGCGTCTACGTGATGAGCAAGCTTGGCCTCGTCATACCTTCGATAATAACAATGATCGAATTCTTAACCGATGCTTCAACTATGGATTATAGAATAGACTATCTCATAGTCCAGATAATGATCCTCCACGCCTATGCGTACAGTTTTCTAACATTTACATTGCATAACACTGTTGAATATAGCCCCTCCTACCTCTTCGATCCCACTGTGATCCCAATCTCCCTGATACCCTTCCTTGTAATCTTATGCATGACTGGGTTTTCCCTCATAATTCTAAGTTTGAGGAAAACTGATTAAGGCTGGGAAGAACCCTTCTCCAGCCCGGCGATAATAGGTTTCACAACCTTGGTGAAGTCTTCTAGGATAATGTTTTTAAGTCTAGGATTATAGAGAGCGGCCGCAGGGTGAAACGTTGGAATAGACAAGGCTTCAACCCCGAAAACCTTGATTTCGAAAACCTTACCGTGATCCTTCATCACCCCGTGCCACTCAACCCCTGCTAAACCATAGATGGTCTCCGCGGCAGTGTTTCCCAGAAGTATTAAGACTCTGGGTTTCAACAATCTCAACTGACGGCTCAAGTATCCCAGACACTGAGATATCTCATCTCTCCTAGGCTTCCTGTTACCAGGGGGCCTACATTTCACAATATTTGTAATGAAAACCTCCTCCCTTTTCAGCCCAGCGCTTTCCAGTAAAGTGTTCAAAAACTTTCCCGCAGGCCCTACAAAGGGAGTGCCTGACTCGTCTTCTTTTCTACCAGGAGCTTCCCCGATCACCACGACTCTCGCAGTTAAAGGCCCCTCGCCAGGGACGGGGTTAGTCCTGCTTTCATGCAGCCTGCATTTTCTACAACTCCTTATCTCGTTGAAAATCCCCGACCACTCCTCGTACAATGACACGATATCTGCACCATTTATGAATTTAACCCTATACTAGTATATGATAGTTATCGGTCTAGCCAACGACGCGAGCGGTTGAGCGTAATGAATTATGTGAAATGTGCTGAAAGAAACGGCTGGAAAATATTTGTTCGCAGAGGGTTTGAAACATTATGCGCAAAACTAACGGATATTAGTTACCCACCCGCGATAGATTGTGTAGAAGTAAGAACTCGTCTACCTCTCAGGGTTAAGCTTGCAATACTTATGAACTCTCTCAAGAGGCTTGAAAAACCCGGGTTTGAAAAGCCCATTGGTATCGTGGTTAGCAATAAAGATGAAGTCATCCTGGAAAAACATTGTTGTGAAGCCTTAAAGATTTCGCTCAACCTGGAAGATGCTAATAGGGTTGTGAGAAGCGTTCTGCCAGTATTCATCGCTCTACCGCTCATTGAACCCTTAAGAGTCATGAAGTTCGTAGTTGTCGGGGTTGCAGGAAGCGTTGTGAACTTGGCTGTTGCCCAATTCGTTTTCAACCTGTTCACAAGTATTGGGGTTTTTGAGTTGATTAAAAACCCTGTTTCATCATTAGCGGGTTTCGAATCAAGCGTATTGTTCAATTTCATCCTGCATGAGAGATGGACTTTCGCCGATACAGACATAGACCGGGGGTTCAGAAACGTTTTTGCTCGATTAGTGAAGTATCATGGAGCAAGCATTGCCAGCTTTTCATCCCAAATACTTCTAGCAACCTTCCTCCCAATACTCCTGGGTGTGGTCTTTTGGCTTGCACAGCTTACAGGAATCATCGTGGGGTTCGCCTTAAACTTTATATTAGGCTACGTGTATACGTGGAGTAGAAGTAGGGTATGAGGGGTTTGACATGGGGTTGAAACACGGGAAGTATGTCTACGTCGACAGGCTGGACGGGACTTATGTTAAGGTGAGAGTGTTAAACATAAGGTTTCATAAGAAGTCCGAGGAGAAAATAGATGTTACAAACCCGACTAGATATATAGTAACGGGAACCGTGACGACGAAGCCTCCTAGGAAAGCTGTTGTAATAAGCATTGAAGCTTTACCGGAAGAAGTGAGAAACCTGGTTAGAACCGTTTCTCCAACACCTCGGTAACGGCACAGACTCGCTGAAGTGCTTCCTTAAAACATTAACCCAGCCTTCTCACTTCCGCTACAACCTCGTTTTCACCAAGTTCCATTATCCCGTAGTATCCTCGCATTAAGGGACCAGGATGTACTATGGTTGTTCTCCCATTTTTCACCACGCCGCTGTGTTCGTGAACATGTCCTGTAACCCATGCAGTAGGGTTGCACTGGTATAGGAACTCGCGGAATGAGATCGAACCAATGTTATACCCGTTGACCTCATCGAAGAATTGATTGATAGGCGTGTGAGTAACCATTAATAGTTTCCCGCAAACCCTGCTGTTTTCGGTTGGAAGCATTGATTTGAACTCGTCCTCGCTCCATTCGATCATGGTGTGGAAAGGAGAAATGTTGCCTCCACCTATTCCATAAATGTAGTGGCTTCCTAAACTTACGAGTTTACGATGCAAGTTAATGATATCATTTTCCCCCTCCCAAGTGAGAAGCCTGGGGCTGTCGCAGTTCCCGGCGACAAAGAACACCGGCCTGCCTGAGAAATCCCTCATTGATTTTAAAATCTTAACCCCGTGTTCGAAAGGCTTGAAATAAGTTAAGTCTCCAGCCACTATTGTTGCATCGAACTCGCTTCTCAAAGAAGCTACAATCTTCTGATATATTGAAACTTTATCATGAACATCGCTTACAACCAGTAATCGCAGGGCGCCCCACCATTATTATTCATATAATCCCTACAACATATCAAGTTTTCGTGTAGAGTGATAACATGGTAGTTAAGTACAGCGTTAACTCGGGAGTTATCGGGGTAGATGGAAGAGTTTTCATGACCCCTCAGGCCTCAGTTAAGTCTACCGGGCCGGTTACAGGGCTTGTTTCGCCGCAAAAACTCTTTATCGAGGGGGTTTTACCTGAAAACTTCAAAGTCATAGAGGAAGCGGATGCTTTAACCATTGAAGGAGCTAGCGTGGATTTTGAAGGTAAAACGATTATGGAAAAATTCAACGTTGAAGTGGAGAAGTTAGACGGGTATTCCAAACCCTTAATCCTCTACATTGGAGGTGAGAAAAAGCTGGAGGTGAAAGTGAATAACAAATACGTCTTCCACACTCTCGAGGCATCCTTCAGTATTGAAAAAGGCTACTATGTTTTAAACTTTCTAGCCGCACCTGTCAAGATGGTTTGGATATACCTCGCGGAGGGAAGAATTGATTTGACAAGTAACATGCTGAAGACCATGATTAATGTTAGGTGAGCCGGCGGAAACTACAAATAGTCGAGTTCTCTGATCGGATTATTATTCCATGGAAGACTGGGCACTGGCGGAAACCGTCTCTTATGTCTTGATGAATAATGCATTTTCAAAACCTTTTCAACAGCTTTTTCTGGGACACCTGTAGCTTCCGCAACCTTGTCTGGCGGTAGTTTCTTGTCAAACAACCCATACAATATGAGATCTACTTCTTCATACTTCAAACC
This region of Thermosphaera aggregans genomic DNA includes:
- a CDS encoding uracil-DNA glycosylase; its protein translation is MSLYEEWSGIFNEIRSCRKCRLHESRTNPVPGEGPLTARVVVIGEAPGRKEDESGTPFVGPAGKFLNTLLESAGLKREEVFITNIVKCRPPGNRKPRRDEISQCLGYLSRQLRLLKPRVLILLGNTAAETIYGLAGVEWHGVMKDHGKVFEIKVFGVEALSIPTFHPAAALYNPRLKNIILEDFTKVVKPIIAGLEKGSSQP
- a CDS encoding GtrA family protein, giving the protein MNSLKRLEKPGFEKPIGIVVSNKDEVILEKHCCEALKISLNLEDANRVVRSVLPVFIALPLIEPLRVMKFVVVGVAGSVVNLAVAQFVFNLFTSIGVFELIKNPVSSLAGFESSVLFNFILHERWTFADTDIDRGFRNVFARLVKYHGASIASFSSQILLATFLPILLGVVFWLAQLTGIIVGFALNFILGYVYTWSRSRV
- a CDS encoding DUF5622 domain-containing protein, whose product is MGLKHGKYVYVDRLDGTYVKVRVLNIRFHKKSEEKIDVTNPTRYIVTGTVTTKPPRKAVVISIEALPEEVRNLVRTVSPTPR
- a CDS encoding metallophosphoesterase, whose translation is MRLLVVSDVHDKVSIYQKIVASLRSEFDATIVAGDLTYFKPFEHGVKILKSMRDFSGRPVFFVAGNCDSPRLLTWEGENDIINLHRKLVSLGSHYIYGIGGGNISPFHTMIEWSEDEFKSMLPTENSRVCGKLLMVTHTPINQFFDEVNGYNIGSISFREFLYQCNPTAWVTGHVHEHSGVVKNGRTTIVHPGPLMRGYYGIMELGENEVVAEVRRLG